From Streptomyces sp. SCSIO 75703:
CGGGTGCGGAACTCCACGTGCAGGTCGCGCACTTCGAGCAGCATGGCGGGGCTCACCTCAGCTTCGGGTCGAGGGCGTCGCGCACCGCGTCGCCGAGCATGATGAACGCGAGGACGGTGACCGCCAGGGCGCCGGAGGGCCACAGCAGCGCGTGCGGGGCGTTGCGGATGTAGGGGGAGGCCGCGGAGATGTCGATGCCCCAGGAGACGCTGGGCGGCTTCAGTCCGACGCCGAGGAAGGACAGGGTGGCCTCCAGGGAGATGTAGGTGCCGAGCGCGATGGTCGCCACGACGATGACGGGGGCGATCGCGTTGGGCGCGATGTGGCGCAGCAGGAGCCGGGTGTGGGAGGCGCCGAGGGCGCGGGCGGCCTGGACGTAGTCGTTCTGCTTGGCGGTGATGACGGAGCCGCGGGCGATGCGGGAGATCTGCGGCCAGCCGAGCAGGACGATGAAGCCGATCACCGGCCAGACGGTGTTGCTGGTGATGACGGAGAGCAGCACGAGCCCGCCGAGGACGACCGGGATGGCGAAGAACACGTCGGTGATCCGGGACAGTACGGCGTCCCCGGCCCCGCCGAAGTAGCCGGCGAGCCCGCCAAAGACGCTGCCGAGGAGGGCGACGCCGAGGGTGGCGAGGACGCCGACCGCCACCGAGGTGCGGGCGCCGTAGACGGTGCGGGTGTAGACGTCGCAGCCCTGGCCGTCGAAGCCGAAGGGGTGGCCGGGCTGGGAGCCCTCCTGGGCCTTGGCCAGGTCGCACTTGAGGGGGCTGCCGGAGGCGATCAGGGAGGGCCACAGGGAGATGACGATCAGGAAGAGGATGACCAGCGCGGAGACCAGGAAGACGGGGTTGCGCCGCAGGTCGTGCCAGGCATCGGACCAGAGGCTGCGGGGCTTCTCCTCGGGGCCGGTGCCGTCGGGGCCGGGGGGTTTCTCCAGGGTGGCGGCCTCGCTGGCGCCGAGGTCCATCTGTCCGCCCATGCCGGTGCCGGCGATGGCGCGCTCGGGCTCGTAGGGCTGCTCAGGCATAGCGGATCCTCGGGTCGAGTACGGCGTACAGGAGGTCGACGACGAGGTTGGCGATCAGGAAGACCAGGACGAGCACGGTGACGAAGCCGACCACGGTCTGGGTGTTCTGGCGCAGGATGCCCTGGTAGAGCTGGTAGCCGACGCCGTGGATGTTGAAGATCCGCTCGGTGACGATGGCGCCGCCCATCAGGGCCCCGATGTCGGTGCCGATGAAGGTGACGACGGGGATGAGGGAGTTGCGCAGCAGGTGCCGGGTGATGACCCGGTGGCGCGGCAGGCCCTTGGCGAGGGCCGTGCGCACGTAGTCGGAGCGGCGGTTCTCGGCGATGGAGGTGCGGGTCAGCCGGGTCACGTAGGCGAGGGAGACCGAGGCGAGGACCAGGCCGGGCACGATCAGCTCGGCGAAGGGGGCCGCGGTGGAGACGGCCGGGTCGATCCAGCCCCACTTGACGCCGAGCAGCAACTGGAGCAGCAGGCCGGTGACGAAGGTGGGCACGGAGATCACGACGAGGGTGAGCAGCAGCACCCCGGTGTCGACGGGGCGGCCCCGGCGCAGTCCGGTGACCACGCCGAGGACGATGCCGACGACGATCTCGAAGAGGATGGCGACGAGGGTGAGCCGGATGGTGACCGGGAAGGCGGTGCCCATCAGCTCGGTGACCGGCTGGCCGTTGAAGGCGGTGCCGAAGTCGCCGGTGAACACGTTGCCCATGTAGGTCGCGTACTGCCGCCACACGGGCTGGTCGAGGCCGAACTCCCGCCGGAGCTGGGCGGCCGTCGCCGGATCGCACTGCCGGTCGCCGCACAGGCCCGCGATGGGGTCGCCCATGACGTTGACCATGAGGAAGATGAGCAGCGTGGCCCCGATGAAGACCGGGATCATCTGGAGCAGCCGCCGGACGACGTACCGTCCCATGGCGCCCCCTAACCGACCTTGATCTCGTTGTATACCGGGACGCTGAAGGGGTTGAGCTTGACGTCGGAGAGGCGGTCGGAGTAGCCGGCGCTGCCGTTCTGGTACCAGAGCGGGATGGCGCCCATGTTGTCGCGCAGGACCTCCTCGGCCTGCTGGAAGGTCTTGACGGCGGTGGCGGTGTCGGTCTCGCCGTTGGCCTTGTCGACGAGGCTGTCGAACTGCTTGTTGGACCACTTGCCGTCGTTGGAGGAGGCGTTGGTGTAGTAGAGCGGCTGGAGGAAGTTCTGGATGAGCGGGTAGTCCATCTGCCAGCCGGCGCGGAAGGGACCGCTCATCTTCTGGTCGGTGATCTGGTTGCGGAAGTCGGCGAAGGTGCCGACCGGGTTGCCGACGCAGGCGCGGTCGTTGCCCAGGGCGTTGTTGATGGAGTTGCAGACCGCGTCGACCCACTGCTTGTGGGAGCCGGTGTCGGCGTTGTACGTGATCTTCACCTGGCCGCCGGGCAGGCCGCCGCCCTCCTGGATGAGCTTCTTGGCCTCGTCGGGCTTGTACGCGCAGGCGTCGCCGCAGAGTCCCGCCTTGTAGCCGCCGTCCGCGCCGAGGACCGGGGAGGTCCAGTCGGTGGCCGGGGTGCGGGTCTGCTGGAAGATGGTGTCGGTGATCTGCTTGCGGTCGATCGCCATGGACAGGCCCTTGCGGACCTTCTCGGAGCCGGGCTTGTTCCAGGCATCGTCGTAGAAGGGGAAGGCGAGGGTCTGGATGATGCCGGCCGGGGTGTTGATGTACCGGTCGCCGAGGTCCTTCTTGACGTTCTTGAGCTGGGCGGCGGGGACGTCGTCGACGAGGTCGAGGTTGCCGGCCATCAGATCGGTGTAGGCGGTGTTGTTGTCGGTGTACACCTTGAGGTCGACACCGCCGTTGCGCGCCTTGTCGGCGCCGGGGTAGTCGTCCCACTTGCGCAGCGACATCTGGGAGCCGCGCGTGTAGGTGTCCACCATGTACGGGCCGTTGCCGACGGGCTTCTTCAGCCAGCCGGCGTGGTCGTCGAAGAACGCCCGGGGCAGCGGCGCGAAGGCCGGGTAGCCGAGGGTGTCGGGGAACGTGGAGAACTTCTGCCCGAGCTTCACGGTGAAGGTGCGGGGCCCGGTGACCTTCAGCCCCGAGAGGGTGTCGGCGCTCTGCGCGCTGCCGTCCTCGGGGTGCACCTTGTCGTAGCCGTCGATGTACGCGAAGAAGTACGCGTTGCGCTGGTTGTTCTTCAGGCTGGCGCCGTAGTTCCAGGCGTCCACGAAGGACTGGGC
This genomic window contains:
- a CDS encoding ABC transporter permease; the protein is MPEQPYEPERAIAGTGMGGQMDLGASEAATLEKPPGPDGTGPEEKPRSLWSDAWHDLRRNPVFLVSALVILFLIVISLWPSLIASGSPLKCDLAKAQEGSQPGHPFGFDGQGCDVYTRTVYGARTSVAVGVLATLGVALLGSVFGGLAGYFGGAGDAVLSRITDVFFAIPVVLGGLVLLSVITSNTVWPVIGFIVLLGWPQISRIARGSVITAKQNDYVQAARALGASHTRLLLRHIAPNAIAPVIVVATIALGTYISLEATLSFLGVGLKPPSVSWGIDISAASPYIRNAPHALLWPSGALAVTVLAFIMLGDAVRDALDPKLR
- a CDS encoding ABC transporter substrate-binding protein — protein: MRGATHATWAAGAAAVALAVTACGGGGGSGDGGAVLSSSWGDPQNPLEPANTNEVQGGKVLDMIFRQLKQYDPDTGEAKDMLAEKIETSDSQNFTITVKDGWTFSNGEKVTAQSFVDAWNYGASLKNNQRNAYFFAYIDGYDKVHPEDGSAQSADTLSGLKVTGPRTFTVKLGQKFSTFPDTLGYPAFAPLPRAFFDDHAGWLKKPVGNGPYMVDTYTRGSQMSLRKWDDYPGADKARNGGVDLKVYTDNNTAYTDLMAGNLDLVDDVPAAQLKNVKKDLGDRYINTPAGIIQTLAFPFYDDAWNKPGSEKVRKGLSMAIDRKQITDTIFQQTRTPATDWTSPVLGADGGYKAGLCGDACAYKPDEAKKLIQEGGGLPGGQVKITYNADTGSHKQWVDAVCNSINNALGNDRACVGNPVGTFADFRNQITDQKMSGPFRAGWQMDYPLIQNFLQPLYYTNASSNDGKWSNKQFDSLVDKANGETDTATAVKTFQQAEEVLRDNMGAIPLWYQNGSAGYSDRLSDVKLNPFSVPVYNEIKVG
- a CDS encoding ABC transporter permease; amino-acid sequence: MGRYVVRRLLQMIPVFIGATLLIFLMVNVMGDPIAGLCGDRQCDPATAAQLRREFGLDQPVWRQYATYMGNVFTGDFGTAFNGQPVTELMGTAFPVTIRLTLVAILFEIVVGIVLGVVTGLRRGRPVDTGVLLLTLVVISVPTFVTGLLLQLLLGVKWGWIDPAVSTAAPFAELIVPGLVLASVSLAYVTRLTRTSIAENRRSDYVRTALAKGLPRHRVITRHLLRNSLIPVVTFIGTDIGALMGGAIVTERIFNIHGVGYQLYQGILRQNTQTVVGFVTVLVLVFLIANLVVDLLYAVLDPRIRYA